The following proteins are encoded in a genomic region of Helicobacter macacae MIT 99-5501:
- a CDS encoding HaeII family restriction endonuclease, translating to MAHTTQQNDLKEAKTALDVVIKKSRIHLYKPIQIAEILYRDRVFGDIDLARLETYRNKSKVWRDEMCIALLGRVSTSSAKFQDDLFNAIPPHLLSALGAHNKNHNGIIEAYIYNQFLHKYTQLKNALSYCINANKETFQIKEFIDLFWREAGLKRSIDKIYEIIVYALFESITKALEITITVNMNPQKAPLLEEFSDFAKSVIGIDETTLKSTQNAHFYRLGVTNAADRGLDMYANFGAAVQIKHLSLEVQMAQNITQGVRSDKIIIVCKEAEKDIISSLLAQIGYASKIVSIITESDLTKWYEKALRGKYANKLGDEVLKNLQVEIMEEFPPTKDLPKMLTDRHYEVLSKDEIFTF from the coding sequence ATGGCACACACTACACAACAAAATGACTTAAAAGAAGCAAAAACCGCACTTGATGTTGTCATCAAAAAATCACGCATTCATTTATATAAACCCATTCAAATCGCAGAGATTTTGTATAGAGATAGGGTTTTTGGGGATATTGATTTAGCGCGACTAGAAACCTATCGCAACAAAAGCAAGGTGTGGAGAGATGAAATGTGTATCGCGCTACTTGGCAGAGTATCCACAAGCTCGGCAAAATTCCAAGATGATTTGTTTAATGCCATTCCACCACACCTACTTAGCGCACTTGGAGCGCACAACAAAAACCATAACGGAATCATCGAAGCATATATTTACAATCAATTTTTGCACAAATACACACAGCTTAAAAACGCACTTTCTTACTGCATAAATGCCAATAAAGAGACTTTTCAAATAAAAGAATTTATTGATTTATTTTGGCGTGAAGCAGGACTAAAGCGAAGCATTGATAAAATCTATGAAATCATTGTCTATGCGCTGTTTGAAAGCATAACCAAAGCCTTAGAGATAACAATTACGGTCAATATGAATCCACAAAAAGCACCATTGCTAGAGGAGTTTAGCGATTTTGCAAAATCTGTGATAGGGATAGATGAAACAACGCTAAAAAGCACACAAAACGCACATTTTTATCGCTTAGGCGTTACAAATGCGGCAGATAGAGGGCTTGATATGTATGCAAACTTTGGGGCAGCAGTGCAAATAAAGCATTTAAGCCTTGAAGTGCAAATGGCACAAAATATCACGCAAGGTGTGCGAAGTGATAAAATTATCATCGTTTGCAAAGAAGCAGAAAAGGATATAATCTCATCACTACTAGCACAAATTGGCTATGCGAGCAAGATTGTTAGCATTATCACAGAATCTGATTTGACAAAGTGGTATGAAAAGGCACTGCGCGGAAAATATGCAAATAAGCTAGGCGATGAAGTGCTAAAGAATTTGCAAGTAGAGATTATGGAGGAGTTTCCTCCGACAAAAGATTTGCCAAAAATGCTTACTGATAGGCATTATGAGGTGTTATCTAAAGATGAGATATTTACATTTTAA
- the metE gene encoding 5-methyltetrahydropteroyltriglutamate--homocysteine S-methyltransferase encodes MSNPQTNFPQTNILGFPRIGQNRELKKVLEAYWASKASESELQSTAKELRAKHWSLQANAGLQANESANSGVNSAGNAKGLDFVCVNDFSFYDNVLDLAYALGAKPARFQNLEGLEGYFALARGHKNGVACEMTKWFNTNYHYVVPELSIDDSYRTDASGIIAQYKEALSLGYKPKINLIGLFTFFALSKIQKGEPSEVFKKVKSAYLDLIDELATLKSGGNEVIIEFSEPIFVRGFDAGIFGLECNKGGSAIKCIYDSITEKGITAIVSTFFEHSKELTEILLGTKIYGIGLDFLTGAKNFDSLEAIAKSDKVLFAGVIDGRNIWVANLESKLATLEQIAKIVPKERIVVSSSCSLLHTPFSKEGEESGKIPSEILSWLSFAREKLSEIVLLNEVFRNGIGSETKAAWEQNREANLSRAKSTKTNNPKIRERVEKIAKKERDSEFKKRIAIQREVLGYPDLATTTIGSFPQTPELRALRLGYKKGEISPSDYEKGIKDYIIDCVRFQEEVGLDVLVHGEPERNDMVEYFGEQMEGFVFSKNAWVQSYGSRCVKPPIIYGDVARPKAMTVEWITYAQSLTSKIMKGMLTGPVTILNWSFVRDDLSREAVCKQIALGIADEINDLQNAGVKIIQVDEAAFKEGYPLRAENIKEYERWALESFKISTAVAKDATQIHTHMCYSEFNDIIKTIEALDADVISIETARSGNELLKVFKSVGYANEVGPGVYDIHSPRIPSTEEIVAQIKALLEVLPKEQLWINPDCGLKTRKWEEVKPSLKNMVEAVKAVRKG; translated from the coding sequence ATGAGCAATCCACAGACAAATTTCCCACAAACAAACATTTTGGGATTCCCGCGAATCGGGCAAAATAGAGAGTTAAAAAAGGTTTTAGAAGCGTATTGGGCTAGCAAGGCAAGTGAAAGCGAGCTACAAAGCACGGCAAAAGAGCTACGCGCAAAGCATTGGAGCTTGCAAGCAAACGCAGGCCTGCAAGCAAATGAGAGCGCAAATAGTGGCGTAAATAGCGCGGGCAACGCAAAAGGGCTAGATTTTGTATGTGTCAATGACTTTAGTTTCTATGACAATGTGCTTGATTTAGCCTACGCGCTGGGCGCAAAACCCGCTAGGTTTCAGAATCTAGAGGGCTTAGAGGGCTATTTCGCACTAGCTAGGGGGCATAAAAACGGCGTGGCGTGCGAGATGACAAAGTGGTTTAACACCAACTATCACTATGTCGTGCCAGAGCTAAGCATAGATGATAGCTACCGCACCGATGCAAGTGGCATAATCGCGCAGTATAAGGAAGCCCTCTCACTTGGATACAAGCCAAAAATCAACCTCATAGGGCTTTTCACATTTTTCGCACTTAGCAAAATCCAAAAGGGCGAGCCTAGCGAAGTGTTTAAGAAAGTCAAATCCGCATATTTAGACTTAATCGATGAGCTAGCCACGCTAAAAAGCGGTGGAAATGAAGTCATCATCGAGTTTAGCGAACCCATTTTTGTGCGCGGGTTTGATGCGGGGATTTTCGGGCTTGAGTGCAACAAAGGCGGAAGTGCCATAAAGTGCATTTATGATAGCATCACAGAGAAAGGCATTACCGCGATTGTAAGCACATTTTTTGAGCACAGCAAGGAGCTAACCGAGATTTTGCTTGGGACCAAAATCTATGGAATCGGGCTAGACTTCCTCACAGGAGCTAAAAATTTCGATTCACTCGAAGCAATCGCCAAAAGCGACAAAGTGCTTTTCGCTGGCGTGATTGATGGGCGCAATATCTGGGTGGCAAACCTAGAATCCAAACTCGCCACTTTGGAGCAAATCGCCAAAATCGTGCCAAAGGAGCGAATCGTAGTGTCTAGCTCTTGCTCACTGCTTCACACGCCTTTTAGCAAGGAGGGCGAGGAGAGTGGCAAAATCCCAAGCGAGATTTTATCGTGGCTTAGCTTTGCGCGTGAGAAACTAAGCGAAATCGTGCTACTTAACGAAGTCTTTAGAAACGGCATAGGTAGCGAGACAAAAGCCGCGTGGGAGCAAAATAGGGAAGCAAATCTCTCCCGCGCAAAATCTACTAAAACAAACAATCCCAAAATCCGCGAGCGTGTGGAAAAAATCGCTAAAAAAGAGCGTGATTCAGAATTTAAAAAGCGCATAGCAATTCAGCGTGAAGTGCTAGGCTACCCTGATTTAGCCACCACCACTATTGGTTCATTCCCCCAAACGCCCGAACTTCGCGCCCTAAGGCTAGGATACAAAAAAGGCGAAATCAGCCCAAGCGATTATGAAAAAGGCATAAAGGACTACATTATCGACTGCGTGCGATTCCAAGAGGAAGTGGGGCTAGATGTGCTCGTGCACGGCGAACCAGAGCGCAACGATATGGTGGAGTATTTTGGCGAACAAATGGAGGGCTTTGTATTTTCTAAAAACGCGTGGGTGCAAAGCTATGGCTCACGCTGTGTCAAGCCACCTATCATTTATGGCGATGTGGCGCGACCAAAGGCGATGACTGTGGAGTGGATAACCTACGCCCAAAGCCTCACAAGCAAAATAATGAAAGGAATGCTAACAGGACCCGTTACAATCCTAAATTGGAGCTTTGTGCGCGATGATTTGAGCCGCGAGGCGGTGTGTAAGCAAATCGCGCTAGGAATCGCTGATGAAATCAATGACTTGCAAAACGCGGGGGTAAAGATAATCCAAGTCGATGAGGCGGCGTTCAAAGAGGGCTATCCGCTTCGCGCTGAAAATATCAAAGAATATGAGCGGTGGGCACTAGAGTCATTCAAAATCTCTACGGCGGTGGCAAAGGACGCTACGCAGATTCACACGCATATGTGTTATAGCGAGTTTAACGACATTATCAAAACCATAGAAGCCCTCGATGCCGATGTTATCAGCATAGAGACCGCGCGAAGTGGCAATGAACTACTCAAAGTCTTTAAAAGCGTGGGCTATGCAAACGAAGTGGGACCGGGCGTATATGACATTCACTCCCCAAGAATCCCAAGCACAGAGGAAATCGTAGCCCAAATCAAAGCCCTGCTAGAAGTGCTACCAAAAGAGCAACTATGGATAAACCCAGACTGCGGACTAAAAACGCGCAAATGGGAGGAAGTAAAACCGAGCTTAAAAAATATGGTAGAAGCAGTCAAAGCGGTGAGGAAAGGCTAA
- the dcm gene encoding DNA (cytosine-5-)-methyltransferase gives MALQSFSFIDLFAGLGGIRLGFERAGGKCVFSSEWDKSAQQSYFANFGEIPYGDITRIDSSEIPHFDILCAGFPCQPFSIIGDKQGFRHETQGTLFFEIERILRDKMPKAFMLENVRNLISHDKGRTFAIILEHLKNLGYYTHYQVLNALDFGLPQKRERIIICGFRENVDFAFPLGVLGSHNSIKSLSEILESSVDKKYFVNEAIKSSRIARMKKEIAKPYITHENVGGSITPHHFSCALRAGASANYLLVNNERRLSEREMLRLQGFPESYKIVVPYSAFKKQIGNSVAVPVIEAVAKEMLKALNNFSKKQRSKNTQSAHIKAV, from the coding sequence ATGGCACTACAATCTTTTAGCTTTATTGATTTGTTTGCGGGGCTAGGTGGGATTAGATTGGGCTTTGAGCGCGCAGGTGGGAAATGCGTGTTTTCAAGCGAATGGGATAAATCTGCCCAACAAAGCTATTTTGCAAATTTTGGCGAGATTCCTTATGGCGATATTACCCGCATAGATTCAAGCGAGATTCCGCATTTTGATATTTTGTGTGCGGGGTTTCCTTGTCAGCCCTTTAGCATTATCGGCGATAAGCAAGGCTTTAGGCACGAGACACAAGGCACGCTATTTTTTGAAATCGAGCGGATTTTGCGCGATAAAATGCCCAAAGCATTTATGCTAGAAAATGTGAGAAATCTCATAAGCCACGATAAAGGCAGGACTTTTGCAATCATTTTGGAGCATTTAAAAAATCTAGGATATTACACGCATTATCAAGTGCTAAACGCGCTAGATTTTGGCTTGCCACAAAAGCGCGAGAGGATTATTATTTGTGGGTTTAGAGAAAATGTGGATTTTGCCTTTCCGCTTGGTGTGCTTGGAAGTCACAATAGCATAAAAAGTCTAAGCGAAATTCTAGAATCTAGCGTAGATAAAAAGTATTTTGTCAATGAAGCGATAAAATCCTCTCGAATTGCGCGAATGAAAAAAGAGATTGCAAAGCCATATATCACGCACGAGAATGTCGGCGGTAGCATAACGCCTCATCATTTTTCTTGTGCGCTGCGTGCGGGGGCGAGCGCGAACTACTTGCTTGTAAATAACGAGCGTAGATTAAGTGAGCGCGAGATGCTACGATTGCAAGGATTTCCAGAATCTTATAAGATTGTCGTGCCTTATAGTGCGTTCAAAAAGCAAATCGGTAACAGCGTGGCTGTGCCTGTGATAGAAGCTGTGGCAAAAGAAATGCTAAAGGCACTAAATAATTTTAGTAAAAAGCAACGCAGTAAAAACACGCAAAGTGCGCATATCAAGGCTGTGTAA